The Budorcas taxicolor isolate Tak-1 chromosome 16, Takin1.1, whole genome shotgun sequence genome includes the window GATGCCTCAGAGGGTATCTGCACTATTCTTGAGTTGATCAACCTCTTTATCCTTCAGCTTCTGGTTAGTAAAACTGGTTAACCCCCGAGCATTCAGAATACATGGAAGGCTCAGGAAGACTTCATTCTCAATGCCATACATGCCCTTCACCATTGTTGACACTGGGTGATTCCTGGATAAATTTTTCAACATGGATTCAAGAAGATCAGCCACACTTAATTGAGTAGCCCAGTTGGTGTATTCTTTTAGCTTGATGACTTCATAGGCACTCTCAACTACCATCTTATGCACTTCCTTCCAGTTTTCACTATCATTGTCTATTCCCATTTCTGGATTCACTTCCTGGAGAGAAACGCCTGCCACATTCACTCCACTCCACACAGCCACGCTTGAGTTGCCATGTTCTCCCAAAATCCATCTGTGGCAGCTGCTGAGATGAATGCCAAGTTtttcagccatcagttcagttcagtcactcagttgtgtccaactcatggcaaccccatggactggggcacaccagacttccctgtccatcaccaactcctggagcttactcaaactcatggccatcaagtcggtgatgccatccaaccatctcatcctctgtcatccgcttctcttcccgccttctatccttcccagcatcagggtcttttcaaatgagtcagttcttcgcatcaggtggccaaagtattggagtttcagcttcagcatcagtccttccaatgaatattcagggctgatttcctttaggatggactgattggatctccttgtagcccaagggattctcaagagtcttctccaactccacagttcaaaagcatcaattctttggtgctcagcttcctttatagcccctctcacatccatacatgactactggaaaaaccacagctttgactagacagacctttgttggcaaactaatatctctgctttttagtatgctgtctaggttggtcatagctttttttccaaggaggaagcatcttttaattttcagccataaaacagcaaaatataGCAGAATCCAGATTACATCCACTTGCAATCACACAGTGCTTGGGTAATCCACTTGGTTTCCAGGTAACAAATGTGAGAATGTCTGCTGGGTTGGAAACCACAATGATGATGCAGTTGGGATTGTACTTCACAATCTGAGCAGTAATGAGCTTGAAGACATTAATGTTCCTTTGCACCAAATTCAGGTGCCTCTCCCCCTCTTACTAGAGAACTCCTGCACTTACCACTACGATCTTGGAATTGGCAGTGACAGAGTAATCTTTGTCTGCCAAGATTTTTGGTGTCTGAAGGAATAAGCCCTTGTGCTGCAGGTCCATCATTTCTCCTTTGAGTTTATCTTCCAAAACATCCACAAGAGCAAACTCAGCAGTCAGAGACTTTCCCAGAATGCTGATGGTGCATGCCATACTGACTTGTCCAATAGCTTCTACAGTGATCTTATTGTTTGGaacctttccctcttcttctgcAACTGGTGCAATCAGTTTTTCCATAAGAGTTGCCATTGTGCCCAGAGGAGAGAGAGTTCTCCAGACAGTGGTAAGGGCAGCACAAAGAAGACAAAGCAGCGTGCATCTCCTCTCTTCTTAGTCATTCTTAATAGAGATTTAtcgatattattgatattttcaggTAAGTAgtgtttggtttcattgattttttttccctctgttgttttctatttcattgatctctCAAtcttatttctattgttttttttttccacttattttgagttaatttgaatattttttcccctAGCTTCCTAAGTTGGAGTCTTAAATAACTGACACAAATTCAATTTGTTGTTCTTCTATTACcttttagttaaaattttttaaaaaaattttatgtgtgatttcttcttttaccTGTGGATTGTATAGCATTAAATTGTATAATTAGCATGGACTTAGGATTCTTttgccctctctccttccctccttttggaatgttattgatttctaatttagttCTGTTGTGATCAAAGAGTACCCAGTGAGTTTTCAATCTGTTGAGATCTGAGACTTGGATCTTGTCTCAGCATGTGATTTATCTTGTGAATGTTCCGTGTACACTTGTAATGAACTTGTATTTTGCAGTTATTAGGTGTACTGTTTTATAATTGTCAGTTCCTTTGGGATAGTTGATATTACCATTCAGATCTTCTCtgccatgtttatttatttttgactgtgctgggtcttttttgctgcatgccgacttttctctagttgcacagagtgggtgctgctttctagttgtggtatgtgggcttctcattgcggtgacttcttttgttgtggagcaaggCCCTAGAACATGGTGAGCTTGctttgcagcttgtgggatcttcccggaccagggatcaaactccttttgcctggattggcaggtggattcttaaccaccagggaagtccattcttTTATCTAGTTGTGTTGTCAGTTACTGACAGATGtattaaagtctttcactgtgatTGTGAATTTGGTtatttctccttctgtctctgtTAGTTTTGCTTCACGTGTGGGAATTGTATCACTAGGTGCATGAATATTTCTAATACTGATCTTGCTCCATATATTAAGCCTGTTCCCCTTTTGGTACAATCCTTTTTGTGCCTAGTGATACCCTTTGTCCTAAATTCAGTTTTGTCCGAAATTCATACATTACTCTAGCTTTCTTATGCCTCTTGTCTGCATGTGGTGTGTCTTCTTCCAGCTTCTTACTTTGAatccttttgtttgtttaaagtaCCTCTTCTGTGTACTTTAGCTTTCTAGTTGTTTGTTTCTTGCCTTTTTATCCCATCTGGCAAGCTCTACCTTTTGTTTGGAGTGTTTAGTCCATTTTAACAGTGCAGATGATTCTCAGGTCGTATGAAACTTGAGCCACTTACTTTTTTAATAGCAGAACTAGTGTCATTGGAGAATCACAAGTAGTTAATATATTATTACTTTTATGGCCACACAATGTTACTTTTGATTCAGCGGTAAACTTGCAAAATAGGCACACAGTTCTTTGTTTGCTCATTACCattaatatgtatttcttatcttttcttacaTAAAAAAGTTTTGTACTGATATAAAGGAAGAATACATAATAAACATGTTGGCCTCTCTTACTACAAGAGGGTATTCTTAGTAACTATGGGCATACTTCTTAATGTATGTCagcaaaaatacatttttgttgttgttcagtcactcagttgtgtcctactctttgccacccccatggactgcaatgtgccaggctgccctgtccatcaccaactcctgaagtttattcaaactcatgtcctttgagtctgtgatgccatccaaccatctcatcctccatcaccctcttctcttgcctttaatctttcccagcatcagtcttttccagtgagtcaactcttcacatcaggtgagtcaaagtattggagtttcagctttagcatcagtccttccagtgagtatttcagggttgatttcctttaggattgactggtttgatcttgcagtccaaaggactctcttaatagtcttctccagcaccacagttcaaaggcatcagttcttcattgctcataatatgttttattattttattttaaattgtgaatGCCTGAAAATGcagaattgttttatttataaacttaAATAGCATGTTAACTAATATGTTAAAATATGACAAAGCAATGATGCTCTCTCTGAAAGATGGAGATAGAACTGTTTCTATGTGTTTCTCCTTAAGGAGTTTTcttgtaattaaaatattattttaattatgtttttattttggctgtgcatGTCTTGCTTGCTGCAcagtcttttctctagttgtggtgagcaggggctactctgtagtcaTGGTGTATGCCTTCTCATTGTTGTAGCTTCTCTGTTGCAGAGTATGGGCTCTGCACCAGTGGCTaactagttgtggtgcacagtcttagttgctccacggcatgtgggatcttccaggaatagggatcaaacctgtgtctgttacattggcaggtggattctttacccctgagccaccagggaaaccttataTGCAGTTTTATTTAGGCTTATCTGTACACATTTAGCTTATatataactctttttttttttttttaaatttttactttattttactttacaatactgtattggttttgccatacattgacatgaatccaccacgggttaATTGCTATGTAACGTATAAATGGCCTATAGTATTCTAATGAGAGTAATTCAGCCATCTTTAAATGCTTACATTTATTTGATCTCTTATTAATACAGAATAGACCTTTATATTTACGCTTGGAAGCTACAGCAGAGCCCCATAGTTTGAGAGTAAGTTTTCCTGGAAGATAGCATTctgacttatttttattaaattgatATTGGATTTTATTCTTTGAGCTCAGATATCTTTCCCATTTCCTAATAAAATTCATATTCAGTTTCTTTCTCAGAAACTTATTTGCATGCTTATGTTTACTTTCACTAACACTAAACATATAGATGTTCACTATGTATAAGTAAAATTTATAATCATGCACCAAAGATTTCACCTTTGCCTGGACAGTTTTATTCCCTGAAATATGGACGGCTGTTAGACATTTGGATTAAGCTTTTTACATATTCATGAGagtatgtatgtgtttgtttacttatttatgcacacccacatctccttcaACAGAGGATTAAAGGCTTCCAATCGCTTAATAGTTAGTTTTTATCTCTGATCTATAAATATCACTATTTGTTAACCGTGAGTAttaatcatttttgttttctgagctATATAACCCAATGCCTGGTACATGGTAGAGATAgacactaaatatttgttgaatgatggAATAAGTAAATCAGGTTCAAGTCCAAATCACATTTGATCACCCAGAACTTGGTGTTGTAAAGTTGGCACAGCAGAGTAAGCCTACACTCAGAATTATTTTCATGTTCCTCTCTTTCATTCTAAAAAGTTTAAGTCTTTAGAACTTCTCTCAgagattttctgtttgttctttataAATGGACTTCGCTGAAGCACTTGGCCCTGAATTTGCTTTGCAGTGCTCCAGGCTTAAATGGACAGCTCCCAAATAATGCTTTGCCAAAAGGCCCTTTTATTATCatttgtctggtggctcagacggtcaagaatctgcctgcagtgtgggagacctgtgttctacCCCTGCGTTgggcagatctcctggaaaagagaatggctatccactccagtattctttcttggagaatccccatagatagaggggcctggtaggctacagtccatgaggttgcagagagtctaaaaaacatgattgagtgactaagcacacaaattATATGATCAGGATTCTCCTAAATTGATTCCACATTCACACCCTTTTCTTAATTCTCCTCTTTTTATTATTCTCCGTTCGGATTAGTCACCATTACTTGGTTGGAGGGTGGTAGTTTTGTTCTGTCAGGATTTTGGATGAAAAGAGTATTAGTTGATATGCTACATGCTTTCTTTTTATGGAAATCCAATAATTTTATCTGATTATttccaataatttttaagaacacCTTATGTGTATCAGTTTTGACAAGCACCTTTGCTAGTGTTTTATTTATGTCATAGCAGGATATTGGAATCTTCCTCATATTGTTAATGATAGTAGAAataaagatgcagaaaaagaccATGTAGTTGAAGTTTTCTCATATAAGTAAGACCTTTTCAACTGATTATCATcatttgttgttcattcactatgtcgtgtctgactctgtgaccccatggactacagcatgcccggcttccctgtactcctctatctcctggagtttgcttgaattcatgtccactgagttgtgATAttagctaaccatctcatcctctgtccatggtgtagTTTTTATATACGGGTATGTGTATAACCATTTTTGTTCATAACCATTTCATTTCTCCTGTGGTCAGCTCTGTCTGCATGTCTTTTAAAATGTGGCACATACACTAAAGCAATACTTGGCCAGATTTGATCAGCATGTGGTGACAAGAAGTTATCTTCAGTTACCCTGAAAGCTTGCCTCGGTGCAGTAAGCTTTTATGAAAGTGTACGCATCACATGCTCTTTTTCCccttgtgttttgtctttgtcttatttcatttttctgtgggTAAATGCCTTTGCTAAGCCATTCTCTCCCCTGCTCAGCTTTTTGACTGAATTTTCAACCAGACATCAAACCTTAAGTTTATCACTGTTACTCTCATTTTACTAGGTATCAGCTATTGGTCAGCTGCCTGATGTCATTAATAACAACAATATTAATAAGCTGTAATAAAATTAGAATGTACTTGTTGGTTGAGTGCTTATATGTTAGGTGAAATTTTAAGTGTTTCTTATGAATGATTTCATTTGATCTGTATAACAATTCTGTGAGAGAAGTGTGGTTAGCACCTGCAGTTTATTAAGCACACTCTGCCATATACACGTTTTAAACTTTATGTGTCGGACTATGAGGACAGTCCAGCTGGAGCCCAGCACCTCATCGCAGTCCTCTTGAGAATCTGCACTTTGGGAGACTCACTGTTTAGCCAATTGGAAACCCTTCCTGCTGTCACCTGACTGTCTCCCCTGCATGTCTCCCTCTGTCCTCCCAGGGTCTCAGCAAACAAAAGCTTTTACTTTGGTTTGGCCAAAGTTAGAAAGTTCctttgctaatttaaaaaaatttctgtctCATAAGATTTTCTTTTCCGTGCTAAATACTGATAAAATGTTTTGAGGCTTCCGTGGTGGTTTGAAAAATGTCTGCTATAACATCAGTCAATTGGAATTTTAGCACCTGTGAACCTATATGAAGCATTAATATCAATATGGTAAGTATTTAGCAAGTCAGATAAAAGCCCTTAGCCCTTTTACATTGAAGAAGAGGCTTTAatacaatcattcattcatttatttattcagcaataCATGTGATGAAGTCCCTGCTCTTTGCAAAGCCCTTATGGGAGAGCATTTGATGAGTGTTGAAATCTAAGTAAGCGTTTAATCTTAGAACAAATAGGCCCATGAGTTTTAAAAGGCCTCATATATTAACATAACTTCTGAAATGTAGAATATTAAGATTTATAGTGTTTGTACTAGTATGTGTGTTTCTTAATACTagtttgaaatatatttcagaataactttttttttcgcCACAGCTCTCCTAGATAAATTTTTTTACCCCAAAGTTTGAAGGTCAGTGTagtagtttcctgtggctgctctgGCAAATTGTGTACTGTAAACTTGGGAACTTAAAGCAACagatttcttacagttctggagccCAGAAGTTCAAAATCAGGGTATCATTTGGGCCATGCTTCCCTCTAGCACCTCGGGGAGAATCACTCTGTGCCTCCTGCAGCACCGAGCAGCTTCAAGCTCTGTGGGGCTAGTGGTCACTCTTTCTCTGCTTGCCTTCACTTCGCCGTCTTCTCTGTGTATCTAGGTCTTCTCTGTCCTGTGTTTTTCCACGTCCCCTCTTTTTGTAAGGATGCTGGTCATTGGATATTGGGCCCACCTGAATAACCTAGAATTGTCTTCTCATCTTAAAATCCTTAACTTCATCACAGTCATGTCTGTAAAGACCTTTTTCTCAAATAAGGTTGCAGTCGCATGTTGCCAGGGTTTGATGTGGAGGTGTTCTGGTGGTTGTTTTTCAGCCCCCAACAGCTGGGTTTTACTGTTGTATACAGTGTTACTAAAATAAACGAtagtacttatttttaattttctgtaatagtttatttccttcccctttctATCAGTTATAATTTACTTAGATTTAAGTGTGAACATTATCATCTTGAGAATGTAAAAATATTCTAGTAGTGACTGTGATATTTCTGTAAAATTCTAGGACATTTGATTTATAAAATACTGTCATATTTGTATTAGCATAATGTACCATGTATTTGGCTTTCTTTGtacaaagaatatatttatttagatgAGAGAATTATCATCTATGGTTATAGATTATCATAGATTATCTGTAGAATCTATAGATAACCATAGATTATCATCTATGGCTAACCATGTTAACTGACTTATCCTGACCTGTCAGGTTGCTGAGTATTTCTTCCGTGGCTCTACCCTAGATGGTTCCAGCCTGCCCCTCAGGGGCTGTTGGGGGCAAGGTCTTGTGCTGCTGGTAGATCTGGTCTCGGGTGGCCTGGGGTCAGCCCTGGCTACCTTTGAAGCTGTTCCTTTCTAAAGTCTCTgctgtctcttccatctcctgtccttcagctctgccCTGGCCAGCTCTCTTCTCTATAGCCAGTCACTCTCAGAGCTTCTTACATCACCACACCACCTGCTCAACCTTGCCTGTCTTGCCGCCCTGCCTTTGGTTAGCTTCCTCCTTGACCATAGAATGGGTTGGGTGTgcattccagtgtgtgtgtgtgtgtgtgtgtgtgtgtgtacgcacacgtactcagtcatgttcgactttttCAGCTCCCTGGATTGTagctctgccaggctcccctttccatgggatttcccaggtaagactactggaatgagttgccgttcctttctgcaggagatcttcctgacccagggatcaaaccttggtcttggtctcctgcattgttgttgctgctaagtcgcttcagtcatgtccaactctgtgcgaccccagagacagcagcccaccaggctcccccgtccctgggattctccaggcaaaagaacactggagtgggttgccatttccttctccgatgcatgaaagtgaaaagtgaaagtgaagtcgctcagtagtgtccgatcgtcagccaccccatggactgcagccttccaggctcctccgtccatgggattttccaggcaggagtagtggagtggggtgccattgccttcttcgcgTGCATTgttgggtgggttctttaccactgcgccacctgggaagccagaagtGTTCcagcctactccagtactttggaatACTAGTTCTTCAAGGATTTGGGGGAAGGATGGCTCTAAGTTTTTCTCCCCTTTCCACTCCTTACCCCAACCATTTCACTAGCGAGATACACGTTTTCTTGTGTTCTCCAGTCTAACTTCACTTGATGCCTCTGAGTTACCATGCTGGCCGCCATCACACAGAATCTTTTGGGACTGTTGGCGAGTTTGAGGTCTTTGGTTTGTATCGTATTTGCCAAGTTTGGTAGTCTTCCACAGTCAggctcttctgctgctgctgtgttttGAAATCGtacagtttttttcctttgttctttcagACCTGTTAGACTGAGAAATCCAGAATGGTGAGGAGGCTAAGCCTCTCAGGCTCAGGGTGAGGCTTCTTGGTTCTGCAGGGCTGCAGCTGGAGGCACTACTGGGGTTGCCCAAAGCCTCGTTGCTTATTTCTTAGTCACTCACTTTGTTCTTGGCTGAGGTTTCTAGATAAAAGAGCAGCCACTCAGAAGCCTTCCCACCTCTGTAGTCTTGCATGCTTTGCTGTGTgcctctttgattttctttgttcCGTTAATTTTATCATTGCAGCCAGAAAGAATAATGCACTATTGTTTACACAGCCTTAAAATTACTTGTCAAAAATCATCAAGGTTAAGGTTACTGAGCCCTGTGGATGGGAAGCAGTCATTTCTACACTTAAATTCTTCTGAGTAGGAATTCAAGCACTTTTTGTAAATGGTTTCTCTTAATACTGATGCCGTTGATCTTgaggttgtttttgtttatttattttaaagaaatttaattgtTTGTAGGACTCTGTGGCTAACCTTTCACGTGTACTTCCTAGTTGACTTGAGCATTTAGGAATGGGTTCACTAATGTCTGCATAAGGGAATAGAGCTGTTTCTCTGTCACCCTCTAGGTTAGAGCTTCCCTTGCCATTTTTCTGTTTGCAAGGCTGTGAAGATTCTAGGAGTAAGTGAAAAAATTTCCACTGTGGCCCTGAATAGTTTCTGCCTGCGATCTGAGATAGGTCTTTCTAAGTTGACAAATGATGACGATTCCTGACTCTGCGAGGAGTTTTCCTCTCTGTGGCTGGAGTTACACTCCTCATTCTGTATCATTAATCTGGGTCTTCTTATCAGTGGATTTGTG containing:
- the LOC128061542 gene encoding LOW QUALITY PROTEIN: L-lactate dehydrogenase B chain-like (The sequence of the model RefSeq protein was modified relative to this genomic sequence to represent the inferred CDS: substituted 2 bases at 2 genomic stop codons) is translated as MATLMEKLIAPVAEEEGKVPNNKITVEAIGQVSMACTISILGKSLTAEFALVDVLEDKLKGEMMDLQHKGLFLQTPKILADKDYSVTANSKIVVVSAGVLXXEGERHLNLVQRNINVFKLITAQIVKYNPNCIIIVVSNPADILTFVTWKPSGLPKHCVIASGCNLDSAIFTELMAEKLGIHLSSCHRWILGEHGNSSVAVWSGVNVAGVSLQEVNPEMGIDNDSENWKEVHKMVVESAYEVIKLKEYTNWATQLSVADLLESMLKNLSRNHPVSTMVKGMYGIENEVFLSLPCILNARGLTSFTNQKLKDKEVDQLKNSADTL